From Oreochromis niloticus isolate F11D_XX linkage group LG1, O_niloticus_UMD_NMBU, whole genome shotgun sequence, a single genomic window includes:
- the LOC112847147 gene encoding uncharacterized protein LOC112847147 isoform X2: MAVQRIVWTQAMEAQLVELWQAHPSLFDVASKNYHDRNKRDRSWMEIAAQLQLPVNEVKTRVASLRTQYGKLLKPKPSGSGQKPPTPKQTWILKHLDFLKAHVVHRQTESTLRLGTESEDIGATEEGDEDQSTMGIEADVLMSSNTTSPVSVSQEEENTSNSPPISESTGPANAIGI, encoded by the exons ATGGCAGTGCAGCGTAttgtctggacacaagcgatggaggcacaactggTTGAACTTTGGCAAGCTCATCCAAGCCTTTTTGATGTGGCTTCAAAAAATTACCATGACCGCAACAAACGTGACAGGAGTTGGATGGAGATTGCTGCCCAATTGCAGCTTCCTG TGAATGAGGTGAAAACCCGGGTTGCATCACTTCGGACGCAGTATGGCAAACTGCTCAAACCGAAACCTAGTGGCAGTGGCCAGAAACCACCAACTCCCAAACAGACCTGGATCTTAAAACATTTGGATTTCTTGAAGGCACATGTTGTCCATAGACAGACTGAGTCCACTCTGAGA CTTGGAACAGAGTCAGAGGACATAGGCGCAACAGAGGAGGGGGATGAGGATCAGTCCACTATGGGAATTGAAGCAGATGTCCTTATGTCTTCAAACACCACTAGCCCAGTTTCAGTGAGCCAGGAAGAGGAAAACACCTCAAACAGTCCACCAATCTCAGAGTCCACAG GTCCAGCAAACGCTATCGGCATCTAA
- the LOC112847147 gene encoding uncharacterized protein LOC112847147 isoform X1 produces MAVQRIVWTQAMEAQLVELWQAHPSLFDVASKNYHDRNKRDRSWMEIAAQLQLPVNEVKTRVASLRTQYGKLLKPKPSGSGQKPPTPKQTWILKHLDFLKAHVVHRQTESTLRLGTESEDIGATEEGDEDQSTMGIEADVLMSSNTTSPVSVSQEEENTSNSPPISESTGRLVKRPRVQKHAPKSAEHSIEMTKLSLLQQVQQTLSASNADSEELFGQQVASELRNIKDRALQLRLKRNIMNMIYDTQEAEQGGHHSQFVTASEKSRVEKVRKDPNAGRREGVKEIY; encoded by the exons ATGGCAGTGCAGCGTAttgtctggacacaagcgatggaggcacaactggTTGAACTTTGGCAAGCTCATCCAAGCCTTTTTGATGTGGCTTCAAAAAATTACCATGACCGCAACAAACGTGACAGGAGTTGGATGGAGATTGCTGCCCAATTGCAGCTTCCTG TGAATGAGGTGAAAACCCGGGTTGCATCACTTCGGACGCAGTATGGCAAACTGCTCAAACCGAAACCTAGTGGCAGTGGCCAGAAACCACCAACTCCCAAACAGACCTGGATCTTAAAACATTTGGATTTCTTGAAGGCACATGTTGTCCATAGACAGACTGAGTCCACTCTGAGA CTTGGAACAGAGTCAGAGGACATAGGCGCAACAGAGGAGGGGGATGAGGATCAGTCCACTATGGGAATTGAAGCAGATGTCCTTATGTCTTCAAACACCACTAGCCCAGTTTCAGTGAGCCAGGAAGAGGAAAACACCTCAAACAGTCCACCAATCTCAGAGTCCACAGGTCGGCTTGTTAAAAGACCTAGAGTGCAAAAACATGCACCAAAATCAGCAGAGCACAGCATTGAGATGACCAAACTTTCCCTGCTTCAGCAGGTCCAGCAAACGCTATCGGCATCTAATGCAGATTCTGAGGAGCTGTTTGGCCAACAAGTAGCCTCAGAGTTGAGAAACATAAAGGACAGAGCTCTACAGCTGCGGCTCAAAAGAAACATCATGAACATGATTTATGACACGCAGGAGGCTGAGCAGGGAGGCCACCACTCTCAATTTGTCACAGCGAGTGAGAAGAGCCGTGTCGAAAAGGTAAGGAaggatccaaacgcaggcaGGCGTGAAGGTGTGAAGGAGATTTATTGA